In Aspergillus luchuensis IFO 4308 DNA, chromosome 1, nearly complete sequence, the following are encoded in one genomic region:
- a CDS encoding putative transcriptional regulator (Cti6) (BUSCO:EOG09260NE0;~COG:B;~EggNog:ENOG410QDBI;~InterPro:IPR011011,IPR001965,IPR019787,IPR003903;~PFAM:PF00628): MTPRRSSRARNQPSPAILQHTNSSSSSNSMARERSTRSNHKISSPQRSSTNRSQSIDDADTGSKSDFRETRQRQRARGEEDNDHHMRLEDGDDDDGEEEDEEEEITRCLCGQQEYPGLPPSRRDLSRRNGLRAGIKDEAFNLTADASDLLPDEIGSMFIQCDSCKVWQHGGCVGIMDEAMSPDEYFCEECRKDLHKIISETNGSYSSQYLPVAPPPSTAPSSRESSRETSRRAKEPKPRHNDPTNPKRRSTMNSRDAAYDEEEQLRRAIEESKEDNKPAGDDIAARRPKRSRSDSEAQKQATKRQRTSSPSPGAVSKSNPASQPVSEDESKKPATNGVRRQRAASRSQRDKETKEPEEPEAEQPEAPPRRKSRSERQKGDDAESDHEAGSPTKPNASEPEPKQPSPEETPAPAQEAAPSRPSTRKSGRPPARRGGRIGRNQYTRDRDTNGTDSTTRSPRRGQSHDLGGDSPRVGVNGTHINSSESGKPSRPRYVNQRTTMNEMKRRVTAILEFISRMQVEMAVAGESTTPPGNDDRPNGITRLLSENQLLSSAIESAGLEGGSMAQPAAEKDFKDLSSVEMMDVLTRHLLKWQQEYGKFGER, translated from the exons ATGACGCCTCGTCGTTCCTCTCGTGCACGCAACCAGCCCTCTCCAGCTATTCTTCAGCATACaaactcctccagctcctccaattCCATGGCTCGCGAAAGAAGCACCCGGTCGAATCATAAAATCTCCTCCCCTCAGCGCTCCTCCACCAATCGGTCCCAGTCGATCGACGATGCCGACACAGGCTCGAAAAGTGACTTTCGAGAAACACGCCAGCGACAGCGTGCtcggggggaggaggataatGATCACCATATGAGACTTGAGGAtggtgacgacgatgacggggaggaagaggacgaagaggaagagattaCCCGGTGTCTCTGTGGACAACAGGAGTACCCGGGtctgcctccttctcgacgTGACCTAAGTCGGCGCAATGGTTTGCGTGCCGGTATCAAAGATGAGGCATTCAATCTTACCGCAGACGCATCAGACTTGTTGCCAGACGAGATCGGGAGCATGTTCATCCAATGTGATTCGTGCAAAGTCTGGCAGCATGGTGGCTGTGTGGGGATCATGGACGAGGCTATGAGCCCCGATGAGTACTTTTGTGAAGAGTGTCGCAAGGACCTCCATAAAATCATTAGCGAAACAAACGG ATCATACTCGTCCCAGTACCTTCCTGTcgctcctcccccttctacTGCTCCCTCGTCGCGAGAATCGTCGCGGGAAACATCCAGACGAGCCAAGGAACCAAAACCACGACACAATGATCCTACCAATCCTAAGAGACGGTCAACGATGAACAGCCGTGATGCCGCttatgacgaagaagaacagcTGCGGCGGGCCATCGAAGAGAGCAAAGAGGATAATAAACCAGCTGGTGATGATATTGCGGCCCGGAGGCCCAAGAGAAGTCGCAGTGACAGTGAAGC ACAAAAACAAGCGACTAAGCGACAGCGCACGAGCTCTCCCTCGCCGGGTGCCGTTTCGAAAAGTAACCCTGCTTCACAGCCTGTCTCGGAGGATGAGTCGAAGAAACCTGCCACCAATGGCGTCCGGCGGCAGAGAGCCGCTTCACGCAGCCAGCGTGATAAGGAAACCAAAGAACCTGAAGAACCCGAAGCGGAGCAGCCAGAGGCTCCACCTCGTAGGAAAAGCCGTTCGGAGCGACAgaagggtgatg ACGCCGAGTCCGACCATGAAGCAGGATCCCCAACCAAACCTAATGCGAGCGAACCCGAACCGAAGCAGCCCAGTCCGGAGGAAACGCCTGCCCCTGCTCAAGAAGCTGCACCTTCGCGTCCGTCCACTCGCAAATCCGGCCGCCCGCCTGCACGCCGTGGCGGTCGCATCGGACGGAATCAATATACTCGCGATCGTGACACCAACGGCACCGACTCAACAACACGGTCGCCGCGGCGTGGACAGTCGCATGATCTAGGAGGAGACTCGCCACGGGTGGGTGTCAACGGGACACACATCAACAGCAGTGAATCGGGCAAGCCCAGCCGGCCCCGCTACGTGAACCAACGAACTACCATGAACGAGATGAAGCGACGGGTGACGGCGATCTTGGAGTTCATTTCACGCATGCAGGTGGAGATGGCCGTCGCAGGGGAGAGCACCACCCCGCCGGGTAATGATGACCGGCCGAACGGGATCACCCGACT